One part of the Bacteroidia bacterium genome encodes these proteins:
- a CDS encoding LysM peptidoglycan-binding domain-containing protein, whose translation MSLQAKYNDVLKLGEELGVKDGDVQEVDGKLKIKGTAATQMDKDALWDKIKKIGGDAPADLEADIAVENTEIYGKYTVKGGDSLSKIAKAIYGDPMKYNDIFQANTHILKDPNLIHPGQELIIPNP comes from the coding sequence ATGAGCTTACAGGCTAAATACAATGATGTACTCAAACTAGGCGAAGAGCTTGGTGTTAAAGACGGTGATGTACAAGAGGTTGATGGAAAACTGAAGATCAAAGGTACAGCTGCTACACAAATGGATAAGGATGCGCTTTGGGATAAGATCAAGAAAATCGGAGGAGACGCTCCTGCTGATCTTGAAGCTGACATCGCAGTAGAAAACACAGAGATCTACGGAAAGTATACCGTTAAAGGTGGTGATTCTTTGAGCAAAATTGCCAAAGCCATCTACGGTGATCCGATGAAATACAATGACATCTTCCAGGCGAATACGCATATCCTGAAAGATCCTAACTTGATTCATCCAGGACAGGAATTGATTATTCCGAATCCTTAA
- a CDS encoding peptidoglycan DD-metalloendopeptidase family protein → MDSPQHAASSTLTEDKITNHSSKTLFGYTIDSMEVIRAKFVKNESLGEVLNRFNVPHSYIAAIGQVPREDFDVRRLQANKPYTVIRPKDTSKTPLCFVYEPNAIDYTVLEFSDSLSISHGQRPVDTLERSLSGTISSSLYNAILEAGGTPALVSKLADVYAWEIDFFGLQAGDCFKVLYTTYEVDGQQAGFGEIKAASFYHLGKNRHAFAYNQGDGREYFDLYGNSLRKTFLKAPLQFSRISSRFSHSRLHPVLKIRRPHHGVDYAAPRGTPVLAVGSGVVLKAAYSGGAGKMVKIRHNSNYTTAYLHLYRYGKDIRAGTKVEQGQIIGYVGSTGLSTGPHLDFRFYKNGVPVDPLKVDPPSSNPVKDEYCTAFMAYRDKMLARLDAIQEDAGLKLLVDKTSAEAPLGTE, encoded by the coding sequence ATGGATTCCCCCCAACATGCTGCATCTTCTACTTTAACCGAGGACAAAATTACAAATCATTCTTCAAAAACACTCTTTGGATATACAATTGATTCCATGGAGGTCATTCGGGCAAAATTTGTCAAGAATGAAAGTTTGGGAGAAGTGCTTAACCGTTTTAATGTTCCTCATTCTTATATAGCCGCCATTGGCCAGGTTCCCCGAGAGGATTTTGATGTGAGGCGGCTGCAAGCCAATAAGCCTTATACAGTCATCAGACCTAAGGATACCAGCAAAACTCCCCTCTGTTTTGTGTATGAACCCAATGCCATAGATTATACGGTATTGGAATTCTCTGATTCCCTTTCTATTTCACATGGGCAAAGGCCTGTGGATACCCTGGAGAGGAGCCTGAGTGGGACGATCAGTAGTTCTCTGTATAATGCGATTTTAGAAGCTGGAGGAACTCCTGCTTTGGTAAGTAAACTGGCTGATGTATATGCCTGGGAGATTGACTTCTTTGGTTTACAGGCCGGAGATTGCTTTAAGGTATTATATACTACCTATGAAGTAGATGGCCAGCAGGCAGGATTTGGTGAGATCAAAGCGGCTTCTTTTTATCATTTAGGAAAAAACCGACATGCTTTCGCCTATAATCAGGGGGATGGCAGAGAATATTTTGATTTGTACGGAAATAGCTTGAGAAAGACCTTCTTGAAGGCTCCTTTACAGTTTTCCCGAATTAGCTCCCGTTTTTCACATAGCAGGCTGCATCCTGTATTGAAAATTCGCCGCCCTCATCATGGGGTAGATTATGCGGCACCCAGAGGAACACCTGTCCTGGCAGTGGGAAGTGGAGTGGTATTAAAAGCCGCGTATAGTGGAGGTGCTGGAAAAATGGTTAAGATCCGCCACAACAGCAATTACACAACTGCATATTTACATTTGTACCGCTACGGAAAAGATATACGCGCTGGAACTAAAGTAGAGCAGGGACAAATCATTGGCTATGTAGGAAGTACGGGTCTTTCAACAGGGCCTCACCTGGATTTTCGTTTTTACAAGAATGGCGTTCCGGTTGACCCGCTCAAAGTAGATCCTCCTTCCTCCAATCCGGTCAAAGATGAATACTGCACGGCTTTTATGGCATATAGAGATAAAATGCTGGCCAGGCTGGATGCAATTCAGGAGGATGCAGGCTTGAAATTGTTGGTAGATAAGACATCTGCAGAAGCGCCTTTAGGGACGGAATAG
- a CDS encoding rhodanese-related sulfurtransferase: MALYNKRNGEELKAEMLNSTEERTTLSFYRYRKIEDPHKFRDDLFKVWDELGVKGRVYVAYEGINAQISLPSENFEAFKTHLYGIQGFEGLRLNIAVEDDGKSFFKLKIKVRPKIVADGLDDSSFDAGNGGKHLNAEEFNQLTSQDDTVIVDMRNHYESEVGHFKGAILPDVDTFRDSLPIVEDILDEHREKHIVMYCTGGIRCEKASAYFKHKGFEKVYQLDGGIIKYAHDVKEKGLENKFRGKNFVFDERLGERISDEVIASCHQCGKPCDSHVNCKNVTCNLLFIQCEECARENEGCCSDECQEFIHLPAEEQIQARKGKDSGIRIFSKGRMKS, from the coding sequence ATGGCACTATATAATAAAAGGAACGGAGAGGAATTGAAAGCAGAAATGCTCAATAGTACCGAAGAAAGGACAACCTTATCCTTTTATAGATACCGCAAGATTGAAGATCCTCATAAATTTAGAGATGATCTGTTTAAGGTATGGGATGAATTAGGAGTTAAAGGCCGTGTTTATGTAGCCTATGAAGGAATCAATGCTCAGATTAGCTTGCCTTCTGAAAATTTCGAAGCTTTCAAGACACATTTATACGGGATACAGGGTTTTGAAGGCTTAAGACTAAATATTGCGGTTGAGGACGATGGCAAATCTTTCTTTAAGCTAAAGATCAAAGTACGACCCAAAATCGTAGCGGATGGCCTGGATGACAGTAGTTTCGATGCAGGCAATGGAGGGAAACACCTCAATGCAGAAGAATTCAATCAGCTGACCAGCCAGGATGATACGGTGATTGTAGATATGAGAAATCACTATGAATCGGAGGTTGGGCATTTTAAAGGAGCCATTTTGCCGGATGTAGATACTTTCAGAGATTCTTTACCCATCGTAGAGGATATCCTGGATGAGCATAGAGAAAAGCATATCGTCATGTATTGCACAGGCGGGATACGATGCGAGAAAGCCAGTGCGTATTTTAAGCATAAAGGCTTCGAAAAAGTTTACCAACTGGACGGAGGCATTATCAAATATGCCCATGATGTAAAGGAGAAAGGCCTGGAAAATAAATTCCGCGGAAAGAATTTCGTATTTGATGAGCGTTTGGGCGAAAGAATCTCCGATGAGGTCATTGCCAGTTGTCATCAATGCGGCAAACCTTGTGACAGCCATGTCAATTGCAAGAACGTGACTTGCAACTTACTCTTTATCCAATGCGAGGAATGCGCCAGGGAAAATGAAGGCTGCTGTTCAGATGAATGCCAGGAGTTCATCCACCTTCCGGCAGAAGAGCAGATTCAAGCCCGAAAAGGTAAGGATTCGGGAATCCGAATTTTCTCTAAAGGAAGAATGAAGTCCTGA
- a CDS encoding C25 family cysteine peptidase has protein sequence MKYTILSLIFCLYSYNLISQNYGNDWINPNQTYIKIETAERGIYRIDMEEFQAVGIDISSIPADNFHLYFRGEEQKIFLYQNSNGEVQGVEFFADRLDGKDDAGLYRDASQGRKDPGLQPHPEFSLFSDSSVFYLTWDQQASSSRYQTYFNDAYGAFIAEPHFRYESLILFDPAKSETSLVLGGGGPYEPFYTLNPLYGIGEGYLGPAYGTGTPLSLNFDTPSARSDTPAVAVDFRIFGGSRTRHHVNAAINGDTANPFLDTTINISSIYQKSYSRKLSASTLIGPQTKLELRALLFSGDLNHLSRASLTYNRLPNLAGASHMKISAWEKNADAYFQFEDLDGRDTVFVYDLSTGIRNVGLISQDTGQVIVKGFPEKRDLYIASDRSINTATISVAQFQNLSDVSQGEELVIITHRDLQQSAESYQSYRENNPINSLSTQIVYVDNIYDEFGYGTPSPLAIQRFCNYALDNWQLAPEYILLWGNAKNEIRDQAENLLPSYGNPVSDYIFVSKLEAPDRDSVIPQIPIGRVNIRNNQDGMNYLNKVIEYEQAADSSWIHKAVFLGGGASAGEQSAIRASLENFRNIFDSGNALRSNNFCLIDSSADPNQLCYDEIDNGVGLIHFFGHSTANIQDIEIGEATDYQNYGRYPVMIAMGCNGADFSRDWSFGERWMVEPNRGAIAYLGTSASAYLNPLRDLGKFLYRELYAANHTRLGTAINTAIKTSMDSLRGIQYVNHALQFNLQGDPSLLWIPASGNNTSVDEELAALGLKLFPNPAKDQLSLNYELEEYADVQIRLLDMQGRALFLSQGKNAPGPHTITFDLRDKKLVEGIYFIQFQIEGKSLSQKLMIRN, from the coding sequence ATGAAATACACGATCCTATCCCTCATTTTTTGTCTGTATTCTTACAATCTAATTTCCCAGAATTACGGCAACGACTGGATCAATCCGAATCAAACCTATATCAAAATTGAAACTGCAGAAAGAGGGATTTATCGCATAGATATGGAGGAGTTTCAAGCTGTCGGTATTGATATAAGCAGTATTCCCGCAGATAATTTCCATTTATATTTCAGAGGAGAGGAACAGAAAATATTCCTTTATCAAAATAGCAATGGAGAAGTACAAGGAGTAGAATTTTTTGCAGATCGCCTCGATGGAAAAGATGATGCAGGTTTATACCGGGATGCTTCGCAGGGAAGGAAAGATCCTGGCCTTCAGCCGCATCCGGAATTCAGCCTCTTTTCAGATAGCTCCGTATTTTATCTGACTTGGGATCAGCAAGCTTCCTCTTCTAGATATCAGACCTATTTCAATGATGCCTATGGCGCCTTTATTGCAGAACCACATTTCAGGTATGAGTCGCTCATTCTTTTCGATCCTGCTAAATCTGAAACGAGCTTAGTATTAGGAGGAGGAGGGCCCTATGAGCCATTTTATACCTTGAACCCTTTATATGGGATAGGGGAAGGATATCTAGGACCCGCATATGGAACCGGGACTCCATTATCTCTAAATTTCGATACACCTTCTGCCCGAAGCGATACGCCTGCAGTAGCAGTTGATTTTCGGATTTTTGGGGGATCCCGAACCCGGCACCATGTAAATGCTGCTATAAACGGAGATACTGCTAATCCCTTTTTGGATACAACGATCAATATTTCCTCCATTTATCAAAAATCATATAGTCGAAAACTCTCAGCTTCTACACTCATAGGTCCTCAAACGAAGCTGGAATTAAGAGCACTGCTTTTTTCGGGAGACCTAAATCATTTGTCAAGAGCATCTTTGACTTATAACAGATTGCCGAATCTTGCGGGAGCGTCTCATATGAAGATTTCTGCCTGGGAAAAGAATGCAGATGCCTATTTTCAATTCGAAGACTTGGATGGCAGGGATACCGTATTTGTATATGATCTGTCAACTGGTATTCGGAATGTAGGCCTTATTTCTCAGGATACCGGGCAGGTGATTGTTAAAGGCTTTCCGGAGAAAAGAGATTTATATATAGCGAGTGATAGATCAATCAATACAGCTACAATTTCTGTAGCTCAATTTCAGAATCTATCCGATGTCTCCCAGGGAGAAGAATTAGTCATCATTACTCATAGAGATCTCCAGCAATCAGCCGAATCCTATCAAAGTTATCGGGAAAACAATCCGATCAATTCCTTGTCCACTCAAATTGTTTATGTAGATAATATTTATGATGAGTTTGGGTATGGTACTCCAAGTCCTCTGGCAATTCAGAGGTTTTGCAATTATGCCTTAGATAATTGGCAATTGGCTCCTGAGTATATATTGCTGTGGGGAAATGCTAAAAATGAGATTAGAGACCAGGCAGAAAATTTACTTCCTTCTTATGGGAATCCGGTCAGTGATTACATTTTTGTGAGTAAACTGGAGGCTCCGGACAGGGATTCTGTCATTCCTCAAATTCCTATCGGCAGGGTCAATATTCGTAACAATCAGGACGGGATGAACTACCTGAATAAGGTAATTGAATACGAGCAGGCGGCTGATAGTTCATGGATTCATAAGGCAGTTTTTCTGGGAGGAGGAGCAAGTGCGGGAGAACAATCAGCTATTCGTGCTTCTTTAGAAAATTTCAGAAATATCTTTGACAGCGGAAATGCTTTGCGCAGCAATAATTTCTGCCTGATTGATAGCAGTGCAGATCCCAATCAACTTTGTTATGATGAAATCGATAATGGCGTGGGCCTGATTCATTTCTTCGGACATTCAACGGCTAATATCCAGGACATTGAAATCGGCGAAGCAACAGACTATCAAAACTATGGTCGATATCCTGTTATGATAGCGATGGGATGTAATGGCGCCGATTTTAGCAGAGACTGGAGTTTTGGAGAAAGGTGGATGGTTGAACCCAATCGAGGGGCAATTGCTTATTTAGGTACCTCAGCCAGTGCTTATCTGAATCCTTTAAGAGATTTAGGCAAGTTTTTGTATCGGGAGCTTTATGCTGCCAATCATACAAGATTGGGAACGGCTATCAATACAGCGATCAAAACTTCCATGGATTCTCTCCGTGGAATTCAATATGTCAATCATGCCCTGCAGTTCAATCTTCAGGGAGACCCCAGTTTGCTTTGGATTCCGGCTTCAGGAAACAATACTTCAGTAGATGAGGAATTGGCAGCACTTGGACTCAAGCTTTTTCCAAATCCGGCAAAGGATCAACTTAGCCTTAATTATGAGTTGGAAGAATATGCAGATGTACAGATTCGATTGCTGGATATGCAGGGCAGAGCTTTATTCCTTTCTCAAGGAAAAAATGCTCCCGGACCACATACTATTACTTTTGATCTGCGGGATAAAAAGCTTGTAGAGGGGATCTACTTTATTCAGTTTCAAATTGAGGGAAAAAGCCTAAGCCAAAAGCTGATGATTAGAAACTAA
- a CDS encoding DUF3276 family protein, translating to MQGRDEVYSEKIRAGKRTYFFDVRSTRSNDYYITITESKRRFNGRGYDKHKIFLYKEDFNKFLASLNKTVDHVKTELLPDYDYDEFDRKREWDSEMGEGESGSSDSETVTPVEEEVAAAAAEVEEEAATEEVEADDTETSLSTSWED from the coding sequence ATGCAAGGGAGAGATGAAGTGTACTCGGAAAAGATAAGGGCAGGAAAGAGAACCTATTTTTTCGATGTAAGATCGACGCGCTCCAATGATTATTACATCACGATCACAGAAAGCAAGCGTCGTTTTAATGGAAGAGGGTATGACAAGCACAAAATTTTCCTTTATAAGGAAGATTTTAACAAATTCCTCGCTTCCTTAAACAAAACCGTAGATCACGTAAAGACGGAATTACTTCCTGATTACGACTACGATGAGTTCGACCGCAAAAGAGAATGGGATTCTGAAATGGGAGAAGGCGAAAGCGGCTCCTCTGATTCAGAAACAGTAACACCCGTAGAAGAAGAAGTTGCAGCAGCTGCTGCAGAAGTTGAGGAGGAGGCAGCCACAGAAGAGGTTGAAGCCGATGATACTGAAACAAGCCTTTCCACCAGTTGGGAAGATTAA
- a CDS encoding T9SS type A sorting domain-containing protein, with product MKVNILNSLIILSLLLLTGNLSAQHKKEMNPEQKAEMQTLKKELKSYSDNNIKPVITAQRNKLDSYLSNSEQKEIASLREKTKAQKIASRKFRMELRESGAGRGEMSEEQMATSRELRKQQRHLHTEAWAIVDAHEDEINSLLDELKPKIEVWRKEMRDIKAKHMPEGRRDRGDWNKMGTSPGKERMKRGGHSGKGRSGFRPGRGGMGNISSLRNPVAFLLHSPEADLPFEEAASELSVFPNPTSAPNSLKFDLKEAGSVQINLLDSQGNTIKSLVNEKMEAGTHLRKFDLGELEEGVYIYQIKTATGISTKKLIIEK from the coding sequence ATGAAAGTAAATATTCTAAATAGCCTCATCATTCTGAGCCTGCTGCTCCTCACCGGAAACCTCAGTGCTCAACACAAAAAAGAAATGAATCCTGAGCAAAAAGCAGAAATGCAAACGCTCAAAAAGGAATTGAAATCCTATTCAGACAATAACATCAAGCCGGTAATTACCGCCCAAAGAAATAAATTGGATAGCTACCTAAGCAATTCTGAACAGAAGGAAATCGCTAGTTTGAGAGAAAAAACAAAAGCTCAGAAAATAGCTTCCAGGAAATTCAGAATGGAGTTGAGAGAATCCGGAGCAGGCAGAGGCGAGATGAGCGAAGAGCAGATGGCAACTTCCAGAGAACTTCGAAAGCAACAAAGACATTTGCATACAGAGGCATGGGCCATCGTTGATGCGCATGAAGATGAGATCAACAGCCTATTGGATGAACTCAAACCCAAGATAGAAGTGTGGAGGAAGGAAATGAGAGATATAAAGGCTAAGCATATGCCAGAAGGCAGAAGAGATAGAGGAGATTGGAATAAAATGGGCACAAGTCCGGGTAAAGAAAGAATGAAAAGAGGGGGACATTCTGGAAAAGGAAGAAGTGGATTCAGACCAGGACGTGGCGGAATGGGAAATATTTCTTCTCTTCGGAATCCAGTAGCCTTTCTCCTACATAGTCCTGAGGCCGATCTTCCTTTCGAAGAAGCAGCTTCCGAACTGAGTGTTTTCCCTAATCCTACTTCCGCTCCCAATAGTTTGAAGTTCGATTTGAAAGAAGCTGGCTCTGTCCAAATAAATCTGCTCGATAGCCAGGGAAATACGATAAAATCTCTGGTGAATGAAAAAATGGAAGCTGGAACCCACCTTAGGAAATTTGATTTAGGAGAACTGGAAGAAGGGGTGTACATCTATCAAATCAAAACAGCCACCGGAATAAGCACAAAAAAGCTAATAATTGAGAAGTAG
- a CDS encoding HAD family hydrolase codes for MQISQLDIEKVQAILFDLDGTLYDLKAMQKIMRKKILFHLLTKPWKWKEILIVYYFRKDRKDAAGAYVPDLKITQYRWLQRRFDLSLKNLESIIEKWMYELPAKQLADLAFPNLYSFLDVLKAKAIPFGIHSDLQIGKKLECLNIQPDCQSDATDADINSLKPHPGGIFAFAKKLEIKEENILVLGDKEKLDGRMAREGGSLFVHIQNHRANQQYQMLTDLFEQKVDPEK; via the coding sequence ATGCAAATATCTCAACTGGACATAGAGAAAGTACAAGCGATTTTATTCGATTTGGATGGAACTTTATATGATCTGAAAGCCATGCAGAAGATCATGAGAAAGAAGATTCTGTTCCATCTTCTCACAAAGCCCTGGAAGTGGAAGGAGATTCTGATTGTTTACTATTTCAGGAAGGATCGGAAGGATGCTGCAGGAGCTTATGTGCCGGATTTGAAAATTACGCAATACAGATGGCTGCAAAGGAGGTTTGACCTTTCCCTGAAAAACTTGGAGTCCATTATTGAAAAATGGATGTATGAGCTACCCGCCAAACAGCTCGCAGACTTAGCTTTTCCCAATTTGTATTCCTTCCTCGATGTCCTTAAAGCCAAAGCTATTCCTTTCGGCATTCACTCTGATTTGCAGATCGGGAAGAAACTCGAGTGCTTGAACATTCAACCCGACTGTCAATCCGATGCAACGGATGCAGACATAAATTCCTTAAAGCCACATCCGGGAGGAATTTTTGCTTTTGCAAAAAAGCTGGAAATCAAGGAGGAAAACATCTTGGTCCTGGGAGATAAAGAAAAATTGGATGGAAGAATGGCCCGAGAAGGGGGCTCCCTCTTCGTTCACATACAAAATCATAGAGCCAATCAACAGTATCAAATGCTTACAGATTTATTTGAGCAGAAAGTCGATCCTGAGAAATAA
- a CDS encoding DNA/RNA non-specific endonuclease, giving the protein MKNLPEFLNLYTVAAFLSGIFLHWLWSTYLWPYRHKVYTWIFTKRNYDRLGDITKTDKELNRNGYSLGYSYRYKAPLWVSYIISRASKNIDWERDGDFEEDQAIPEEHRVKPSDFTNSGYDKGHLAPSSAIDFSKKTNRETFLMSNIALQHPQLNRQAWRSLENQVQDWVQERGRMFVVTGPLYGDRLSRINGIPIPRTFYKVIYSPKHIRGIAFLFPNKATKASQLWNHVLAVSELEELCGYNFFHKFSNRKQRLAKELDLEWWQNPFED; this is encoded by the coding sequence ATGAAGAACTTGCCAGAATTCCTCAATCTATATACAGTCGCTGCCTTCCTGTCCGGGATTTTTCTCCACTGGCTTTGGAGTACATACCTTTGGCCTTATCGACATAAAGTATATACCTGGATTTTTACCAAGCGAAATTATGATCGCCTGGGTGACATTACCAAAACTGATAAAGAACTCAATCGAAATGGGTATTCCCTGGGATATAGCTATCGATACAAAGCTCCCCTTTGGGTTTCTTATATCATCTCCAGGGCCTCAAAAAATATCGACTGGGAAAGAGATGGCGATTTTGAAGAAGATCAGGCTATCCCGGAAGAACATAGAGTAAAGCCCTCAGATTTTACGAATTCTGGCTATGACAAAGGCCACCTGGCCCCGAGTTCGGCCATCGACTTCAGCAAGAAAACCAATCGGGAAACTTTCCTGATGAGCAATATAGCCTTGCAGCATCCCCAACTCAATAGACAAGCCTGGCGTTCACTTGAGAATCAGGTACAGGATTGGGTGCAGGAAAGGGGAAGGATGTTCGTTGTAACAGGTCCACTATATGGAGATCGACTTTCAAGGATCAATGGGATTCCTATTCCCCGAACCTTTTACAAAGTCATTTACAGTCCCAAGCACATAAGAGGTATCGCCTTCCTTTTCCCAAACAAAGCTACCAAAGCCAGCCAACTCTGGAATCATGTCCTGGCCGTTTCCGAATTGGAGGAACTCTGCGGCTATAATTTCTTCCATAAATTCAGCAATAGAAAACAAAGACTGGCCAAAGAGCTTGATCTTGAATGGTGGCAGAATCCTTTTGAGGATTGA
- a CDS encoding amidase codes for MKNYHHFLMLAISLSLLLACAGPASTSRGSQAAQSFAFEEYTIDQVQEGFDKGDFSVQDLVQAYLDRIAAIDKDGPMINSVIETNPDAIAIAKELDTELKEGKKRGPLHGIPVLLKDNIDTHDKMSTTAGSRALMGSKPLQDSYIAAKLREAGAVILGKANLSEWANFRGNMSSSGWSGVGGQTKNPYFLDRNPCGSSAGSGASVSANLCMFAIGTETNGSIVCPSTSNGIVGIKPTVGLLSRSGIVPISFTQDTPGPMARTVRDAAIALGTMVGIDPADSKTAASENKSYTDYSTFLKADGLTGKRIGLFKRPLGRNFKVDALMDETIEYLKSQGVEIIEIDQIANSNVGRESFDVLLYEFKDGLNKYFASLGENAPIKTIDDLIEFNEKDSIELRYYDQDLVIKAAEKGDLSDETYIEAVASMQKAYQENGIDRVMEEHELDAIIAPTGGPAWKTDWINGDSFGLGSSTPAARAGYPNITVPMGDIDGLPVGLSFFGQAWTEPLLIEIAYAFEQGTQKRIVPQFKEQ; via the coding sequence ATGAAAAACTACCACCATTTTTTAATGCTGGCAATAAGCCTATCTCTGCTTCTTGCTTGTGCCGGCCCGGCATCAACTTCCCGGGGAAGTCAAGCAGCTCAAAGCTTTGCCTTTGAGGAATATACCATTGATCAGGTCCAGGAAGGCTTTGATAAAGGAGACTTTAGTGTGCAGGATTTGGTTCAGGCTTATCTGGATCGAATTGCAGCCATTGATAAGGATGGACCGATGATAAACTCAGTGATTGAGACCAATCCTGATGCGATAGCAATAGCCAAAGAATTGGATACTGAACTAAAGGAGGGCAAAAAAAGAGGCCCCTTACATGGGATTCCTGTTCTGCTTAAAGATAATATAGATACCCACGATAAAATGAGTACAACTGCAGGATCGAGGGCGCTCATGGGCTCAAAGCCTTTGCAGGATAGTTACATAGCCGCTAAGCTCAGAGAAGCTGGTGCAGTTATTCTTGGGAAAGCCAATCTTTCCGAATGGGCAAACTTCAGAGGCAATATGTCTTCCAGCGGTTGGAGTGGAGTAGGGGGACAAACAAAAAATCCTTATTTCCTGGATAGAAACCCTTGTGGTTCAAGTGCGGGTTCAGGTGCTTCTGTATCCGCCAATCTATGCATGTTTGCTATAGGGACAGAAACCAATGGTTCTATTGTTTGCCCCAGTACTTCCAATGGAATCGTTGGGATCAAACCTACTGTGGGCCTCCTTAGTCGATCAGGAATCGTTCCGATCTCATTTACCCAGGATACGCCCGGACCTATGGCAAGGACTGTTAGAGATGCAGCTATCGCTCTTGGGACCATGGTGGGAATCGATCCAGCAGACAGTAAAACGGCTGCAAGTGAAAATAAATCCTATACGGACTATTCGACTTTTCTTAAGGCAGATGGATTAACGGGAAAAAGAATAGGCTTGTTTAAAAGACCTCTTGGGAGAAATTTTAAAGTCGATGCCTTGATGGATGAAACTATAGAGTATCTCAAAAGTCAGGGAGTAGAAATCATTGAAATTGATCAAATCGCTAATAGCAATGTGGGGAGAGAAAGTTTTGATGTCTTATTATATGAATTTAAAGATGGCCTGAATAAGTACTTTGCTTCATTGGGAGAAAATGCACCCATCAAAACCATTGATGATTTAATCGAGTTCAATGAAAAGGATTCCATAGAACTCAGGTATTACGATCAGGACCTGGTGATAAAGGCAGCTGAGAAGGGAGATCTTTCTGATGAAACCTACATAGAAGCTGTAGCTTCCATGCAAAAGGCCTATCAGGAAAATGGGATAGACCGGGTAATGGAAGAGCATGAGCTAGATGCGATCATTGCTCCTACAGGTGGGCCAGCCTGGAAGACCGATTGGATCAATGGAGATTCTTTTGGTTTGGGAAGTTCTACGCCTGCAGCTCGAGCCGGTTATCCCAATATTACGGTTCCTATGGGAGATATTGATGGTTTGCCAGTTGGCTTATCTTTCTTTGGGCAGGCCTGGACAGAGCCTCTGTTGATAGAGATTGCGTATGCCTTTGAGCAGGGAACTCAGAAAAGAATTGTTCCTCAGTTTAAGGAGCAATAG
- a CDS encoding NAD(P)-dependent alcohol dehydrogenase: protein MSTVNAYAAFGPGEELKEFQYELGPIASDNVDIEVEYCGICHSDLSMLNNDWRFTQYPLVPGHEIVGKVIAKGPEVKHLEIGQRVGVGWIANTCMTCDQCVGGDHNLCSSSLGVITGRHGGFADKVRVQGMWAFPIPEDLDASMVGPLFCGGITVFNPILQNNISPLDRVGVIGIGGLGHMALAFLKAWGCEVTAFSTSPEKEEEARTLGAHNFVSTHDADALKKIRGSLDMVLNTVNVPLDWNSYLGTLRPKGVFHMVGVAPELTARIGLLMGKQRSISASPTGSPASIRNMLDFAARHQIHPMVEKFKMKDVNEAMEHLRNGKPRFRIVLEA, encoded by the coding sequence ATGAGTACGGTTAATGCTTATGCTGCTTTCGGTCCCGGAGAAGAGTTAAAGGAATTTCAATATGAACTGGGGCCAATAGCTTCAGATAATGTTGATATAGAAGTTGAATACTGCGGAATTTGCCACAGCGATTTGAGTATGCTCAACAATGATTGGAGATTTACCCAATACCCGCTGGTGCCCGGTCATGAAATTGTGGGTAAGGTAATCGCTAAAGGTCCGGAAGTAAAACATCTGGAGATTGGACAAAGGGTTGGAGTAGGCTGGATTGCAAATACCTGTATGACTTGTGATCAATGTGTAGGAGGAGATCATAATCTTTGTTCCAGTTCTTTAGGAGTAATAACAGGGAGACATGGAGGTTTTGCGGATAAAGTTCGTGTACAGGGCATGTGGGCCTTTCCCATTCCGGAAGATTTAGATGCTTCTATGGTAGGTCCCTTATTTTGTGGGGGAATAACCGTTTTTAATCCCATTCTCCAAAATAATATCAGTCCCCTTGATCGAGTAGGAGTGATTGGAATAGGTGGCCTGGGACATATGGCACTAGCTTTCTTAAAAGCCTGGGGCTGCGAGGTGACTGCATTTTCTACCAGTCCTGAAAAGGAAGAAGAAGCCCGGACTTTGGGAGCACATAATTTTGTTTCTACCCATGATGCCGATGCCCTAAAGAAAATCAGAGGAAGTCTGGATATGGTCCTTAATACGGTCAATGTACCCCTGGATTGGAATTCCTATCTGGGAACTCTCAGGCCGAAAGGAGTATTTCACATGGTTGGGGTAGCTCCTGAGCTTACAGCTCGTATTGGACTTCTTATGGGTAAACAAAGATCCATTTCTGCATCTCCAACAGGAAGTCCTGCTTCTATCAGAAACATGCTGGATTTCGCGGCTCGTCATCAGATTCATCCCATGGTAGAGAAGTTTAAGATGAAAGATGTAAATGAAGCAATGGAACATTTGAGAAACGGAAAACCTCGATTTAGAATAGTACTTGAGGCCTAA